AGGCGAATGGATTTTACCCCCTCAAGAATGGGCTTGCCCTTCTCGTCAAACCGGGGGAAATAGATAAAGCCGTCACGCTTGCCCTGCAACTTAAAGTTAAAACGCTTATCGTAGTCCACGGGTTTCAGTTTGTTCTTGCCCACCCACAGCGTAAGCTGGTCGCCAAAAGGCGCCATGTGCATGGACGGCCCCCTATTGTCAAACTCAATAAAAATAGGAATGTACTCTTCTAAAGTTAGTGTCTTCAGAAGTTCATATTTATACTGCTCTGCCTCATCAGACGTCCACAGATTCTTATTAGCTTCACTCTGCACCAGGGCCTCTATATATTCTGCGGCATAATAGGTTGCGGTAATCCATACTTCGCTTCCCATATCATCCTTATAATGGTTTGTCTTCGACCATCGCCGCAATATCTTCTCATCGGCAAAGCCTGGTGCCATAATACTCAATATAAGCACGGCAGCACATATACACACAAGGCATTTTTTTAGCTTCACAGAAAGTCCCTCCTCAGGTTCTACACAAGCTGAATGTCATTATACACTGGAAAAGCCCATGAAAAAAGGACCTCCCCACATTACGGAAGGACCCTTAAAAAGTTACTACGGTACGAAGTCTGATAACCCTGTCATCCTTGCCAGGCGTTATCCCGCTGTTTTCGATCTTGTCATAGGCAAGCTCGAAAGAAAGGCCCGGCGTGTAGTAGTATTTAACGCCAAAGGTCCAGTTCTTCATGTTTTCTGCATCAACATAGCGGGCTTTGCCCGCAAAATAGCGGTGGAAGGTCGTCCACTGATTATTCCATTTCCGGGTCAAAAGGACAGAAAATACATTGTCCCACTCTCCCCTATAATAAAGATCAGGAGCACCAGCAAAGTAAAGGGCTGCATTATATGCCGCCGCGCCATAATCATCCCATGGCCCGGATGTCAAAACATAAAAGTACTCATCAAAATTCACGTACTCACGCCAAAGGAAAGTGAACCCAAGGGCATTGTCACCTTCCCAGTCATAGCCCCGGTGGATCATTGGTACATCTATAGAAAGACTCGCAGCAAACGTCGGTGCGACGAAAGCGGCCAATGCGACAACTGCTGCGAGTGCAAAAATCTTTTTCATAGTTGCGCACCCCCCGGTTGTCTTTATACTTGCGGCTAAAAGCTGTCGGCTCTTCTTTTTTACCGCGTACGCTCAACTCAATTACACTCTAAATTATTTAATTTCTTTAATAAAACAAAAACCCTACTTTAATAAGGTACTAAATTATCACTTTTTTTGCAAGTAGAAAATATAAAAAAAGGGTCTCCCGTACGGGAGACCCTTTTGATTAACAAGCAACGTTCTTCAGTTCAATTAGAATGTTACGCGGGTACGAAGTCTGATGACGTTGTCGTCGTTGGCAGCCGCAGTCCGGGTCTGGCTATTTTCGATCTTATCATAGGCAAGCTCGAAAGAAAGAGCTGGTGTGTAGTAGTACTTCACGCCAACGGTCCAGTTGGTTGTATCGTCAAAGCCCGCACCTGTTGCACGAGCGCTTCCGCTCAGGTAGCGCTGGAAGGTTGACCACTTGTCGTTCCATTTCTGGTTCAGGCTTACGAAAAGAATGTTGTCATATGCGCCAAGGCCTGTACCGGTAACTGTACCGTAGTTATCCCACGGGCCATCTGTCCATGCTGCAAAGTTCTCGTCAAAGTCTGTATATTCAACCCAAAGAGAAGTGAAGCCAAGAGCGGCCTGTTTCACATCAAGAATGGCCTGCCATGCTGCTGGGCTATCTTCGCCAGCGGCAACATTGAGATCCTGTTTGTAGTAAGCTCCCTTGAATCCCCAGTCAGAATTAAAGTTGAATCCAAGAGCTGCCCACCAGACTGACTCGTCATCAGCTACATCATAGTCGCGTGCAATGTAGTTTCCAGACATCCAGAAGTTCTCGTTGAAGTTGAACTTCACACGGCCAGCGTACTCATAGTATTCATCTAATGCTGCTGGATCGTCATTACGTGCAACATACATCGCGAAATCGCCCATGCTGAAGGGTCTGCCAAAGTAGAAACCATTGAGAGAACGGTCGGTGAACCAGGCATCGTTGTCTGTATAGAGACCATCGTCGTCTTCCCAGTCGAATGCCCAGAGACCTGCCATCATATTGACGTCCCAGGGAAGGGCCACGTCGATCCAGTAGCGCTGCCAGGAAACGTTTCCTGCGTTGTTTCCAAGACGAGCTGTGAACTTAACTTTATCATCAACCTTTTTGCTCATCCAGATGCGGTAACGGTTCAGGTTGAAGTCTACATCGCTGCGATCTGTGTAAAGGCCGCCTGCCCGATCAGCAAACTTCGCGTCGAAGCGGAATTCGCCCCAGAATTTCCAGCCGCCAAGGTTCTCTTCGAGAACGGCTACTCTGCCGTCGAGTTTGTCGACCTTCACGCCAAGTGCGTCAAGCTCGTCTTTGAACTCAACAACAAGTTTCTTCAGCATCTCAACATCCTGCTTGCTGGCCTTCTCCATGTCAACTACGGCCAATGAGCGGGCTACAAGAGAAGCCATTTCATAACGGGTCATGGGCTGGTTTCCTTTGTAGGAACCATCGGGATAACCGGAAACGACACCGCGAGAAGCAAGCTGGCCTACTGCGTCATAGGCCCAATGGTTCATAGGTACATCCATGAAAGGATTGGCAGCGAACGCCGGTGCGGCGAAAGCAACCAATGCTACTACTGCTACGAGTGCAAGAATCTTTTTCATATTTGTGCAACCCCCTTGGTTGTCTTTATATTTGCGGGATCACACATTCTTATCGGAAGACTAGTGAGAAGTTTCCTCGTTTCCTTCTTTGGTGTCCTCACTCAAGAACTGTGTTTTCTCCGCCCTCAACATCCGCTCCCTCTTTTTGGCTGGGGGTTGTCGGCACCTCCTTTCTTGCCTTCAGAGATTATTACGGATGAATGAAGCTAGTGAACCAAGTCAAATTGTCAAAGGACTCAGTAATTTCGCTGACTATGCTACCGTGAAATCCCTACGATTGGAATAGGCCCTAAGACTCAATTCCATAGTTCTCCCGTTGTAGACTGAATCCGAGAACAGTCCAGAATAACACGGCCGCCTTATATCGGAAGGAGAAGACATCCCCTCCAATACTGTATAAAAGTATTAACAATATTGTAACCCAACAGACAAGAAAAAGCCACCGCCACTTGTCAGCGCCGGTTTTAAAACGCTGAAACCCTTTTTTCAAAGCAACCCCAAATAGATAGAGCATTCCTATAAGGGTTGGAATCCCTCCGTAAATTAACAAGTTTAAATACATATTATGTGCATCAGGGGCTTCCTTTATGTGATTTTCCGGAACGTAGCGTTTTTTCACTTCTTGAAATTCTTCTCGGGATCTGCCCCATCCCCACCCAGTAATCGGTTTTTCCTTCACCATATAATAGGCAACTTGCCATATATCAGACCTGTTTGTGGTTAAATGTGAAATATCATGAAAACTCGTAATTTGTTGAACCTCTTTCGAGAAACGATGAAAAACTTTCTTAAAGGTAGAGTCCGCGGTGACGTGCCCTACTAACGCGACACATATAAAGATAAGAATAAAAAGTGCCGTTATCTTTCTAACCCTTTTACTGTAGTAAAGGAGGAAAAACAAGCTAAAGACACAGGCCATCCAGGCTGCTGTCGTAAAACTTATTATAAGGGCTATAAAAACCAGGATGCTTACAGCAATATAACCAAAGGATTTAATATGGGATTTTTCTACCATGTTGGCGCTGCCTGGATATAAGAGGGCAAAGGGGAAAATAAGGCATACGTAAAGCCCAAGGGAATTGATGTTGGAAAAAACACCTTCACCCAGGGGGTTCTGGGCTATTTTGAAGAAGGAAAAGGCCATGGTAACAATAACGGTCATGTACCAGACATGAACCCATCTATTTACATTTTTCTCTTTTCGCAACACGTAGGCAGCCAACCAGCACGCAAAAACAAACTCCACGAGCATCGAGTAACCGCGGCCCCATAAAGCAAAGTCGTTTTTTGCGAACCAGGTGACAACTCCTCCCCATATGAGAAGGGCTATAAACACAAAGGAAACCGATCTATCAAATACAGCCGGCAGCGATTCTCTTTTAATAGCCTTCAGCGCCAGCCCTATAAACACCAAAAGCCATCCCAGATATCTTGGGACAGGCCCCCAGGGGGACCAGAAAAGAGACCATAAAAAGCCAAATTCAATAATGCGATCTGCAACCATTGCAATGCTCCTTTGAAAGTGTTGTGAAAACTATTTTAAAAGATTGTCACATGCCTGCAAAGCATCTTCCACACTTATATGCCCGAGACATTTAAGACGATTGCCTAAAAGACATTTTTTCCCTTCGTCACATGGCGCACAAGGAAGCTGTGGAAGAAGAACAATATGGCGGTTTCCCCATGGTCCAAATCTATCGGGGAGAGAAGGCCCATATATTGCCACAGTAGGAGTCCCCATAGCGCTTGCCAGGTGGAGGGGGCCTGAATCATTGGTTACAAAAAGGTCGGCCTTTTGCAATATAGCAGCTATTCGAGGCATGGGAACACGCCCAAACAAATTAAGAGTATAGTCTGACGGCAACGACTTGACAATACGAGAAGCAATGGTTTGCTCCTCTTCTGTATATCCCATAATTCCAATGAGGCATTGACGCTTCTCTATAAGCCTTTGAGAAAGCTCTATAACATTTTCAACTGGCCAGCGCTTATGTTCCCGACCGCCAGGATTTGCAATTACGAGCTTTTTTTGAGGAAAAGATAAGAGCGTTTCTTCTGCATACTGTCGTTCTTCTTCTGGAACATAATAGCTCATTGAACGGGAAACGATAGGGACTCCCAGAGCATATATCTTCTGTATAACCCGCTCCGCCTCATGAATCGTTTTCGGCAAAAAGGGCCTTTTCAAGAGAAGAAGAGGAGCGTAACGGGCCCCGATAAAAAGAGGCATAAGGGTTTCACGAAGGTCTACCACAAGGTCAAAATGTCCCTTTCTCATAATACGAAGTGCCCGAAGCCGCCCTTTGAAACCGTAGAACTCAGATGTCGGAGACCAGCGGTCATAGGGAACCAGATCACTCCACATGGGATCATGTTTGAAAACATTGACAACGGTAGGCCCAGCCCAAAGGGTAAAACGCGCCTTTGGCAAATAATGCTTTAGGTTATTAATTCCCGGCATTGAGAGCAACATGTCTCCAATGCATGAAAGACCTATAACCAACACGCGGGAGATGTGAGCAGGGTCTATACGCATATTTTTCTCCTATTTCACTAAGAACTTGTAATAGCCGGCGTACAGGGAAGAAATTCTTTCTACATCGAAGGAAGAAACCTTCTGTTTAGCTTTTTCGAGGATAAGGTTTTTAGTGGCCGTATCTGCATCCAAAACCTGAGCCAGAGTGATTTTCATGGAGGCGGCGCTGTCTTGCGGAACCAGCCAGCCCTCTGCGGAGTGGGTTATCATGTCGAGCGGACCTCCCATATGAGTGGCAACACAAAGCAACCCTGATGCCATGGCTTCCAAAAGGGATAGGCCAAAGGGCTCTGGCAAACGAGACGGCAACACATATACATCTGCGGCCCAGAAATAGGGGCGAATATCATCGACAAAGCCCAAAAAGATTATTCGCGGATTTGAACCAGCGAGGTTCTTCAGCTTTTCTTCTTCTTCACCAGTACCTGCCAACAACAACCATGTATCTTCACGATCAAGTTTTTTAAAGGCTTCGATCAGAACATCAAAACCCTTCCAATCAACAAATCGCCCCGCCCCGATAATGATCTTGTCTTCTGGGACTATAGCATACTTGCCCCTGACTGTTTGGGGGTTAAAGCCAGGAGGTCTGTGATAATAATGAGCATCTATGGCATTAGGAATGACATCAATCTTTTGCGAATCCATGCCGCTCTCTATGGCTTGCTCTTTGATATAAGAAGAAATAGCAATGGTTCTATCTACAAAGCGAAAATACTTGCTTTTCGGTCTTGAATCTATGGTGCCCACCACAGGGATTCCAAGTTTTTTCCCCCAATATCCGCCTATGACAGCGGCGGAAAAAAGACGGGTATGGATAAGGTCGGGAGAAAGCCGCTTCAAAAGCTGCCCAAACCCCTGGCACACCCATGGAGCCCAGGAAACAACGGGCTTGTAGGGAAAAACGGGGATTCCTCTTTCCTGAAACTGAGCTGACAGTGTTCCCTGCCCGGGACAAAGCACTACGTTATCAATGCCCTTTGATTGCATGCCTAGTATAAGTTGAATCCAGGGGATAGCCCACGATAAGTTCCCTTCGTTGACGTAGTGCAATACCCTCATACAAATCACTCCCGCGCAGACTTAAAAAATAATCTTACGATAAAAGCTTGCTACACGCTCAGCCATTTCTTTTTCACCTGATATTTTTTCTTGAAAAAAATGTTGCCTTGTCTCTCGCGATTTAAGTATCTCAAGGAGGCCGTTTTTCCATAGTTCCACCTTACCAGGGGGAATCAGCTCTTCAGGATTTTTACATAGTTCCCTCACGGGAGGGAGGTCTGAAGCAAGAACAGGCACTCCCATTTGAATGCCCCTCATTAACGTTAGCCCCATACCTTCAGACAGTGACGGAAAAAGCAGGCACGAACATTGCGCCATCCATTTATCCGGGTTGTTTTGAAAACCATAAAAAGACACACGCTCTGAAAGATGGTTTTCGTGACAAAAAGTCTCAAGCTCTTCTCTCTGAGGGCCGTCTCCCACGACGTTCAGGCGCCAATCGTGGAATGAGCAATCTTTTAAGGCCTCCATTATTATATGAAGTCCCTTTATCTTTGTCAGACGGCCGATAAACAAAAATAAGAACGGGGTCGATTGAAGACTCCCCTTCCATTGGTTTTGAAGGGGCGGCATCCCGTTAAAAATAACGACTCTTTTTTGAGGCAAGTAATGATCCAGATAGTCTTGAACCCAGTTGCTGATCGAAATAGCTCCCAAAGCTTTTTTAAAAGGGGCGATACCCATATTTTTTGAATAAGTGGAATGGGCGGTAATAATGAATGGAATTCCGGAAAGGCGGCTGGCCCACCACGCGATCCACGCGGGAACTCTGGAATGGGCGTGAATGAGCTCCCAGCCTTCCCTCTTGATCCGCATTGCTATTTTAATCGCTGCGTATATGACTGTTAGAGGATTTTTCTGATACACGGGAAGTGCCCAGTGTTCCACATTTTCAAGTTTCTCCTGAAGTTTTCCACCGCCGGAAACAACTAGAACGGTGTGCCCCATTTTTGACAATTCGTTTGAAAGGCCAAGAACATGGCGCTCCACTCCCCCCTCTATAAATTCTGGAAGGAGCTGAATGATTTTCATTCTTTCCACCTCTCTATAATCCATAAAGCCGCCCGTCTGGCTTCATTAAAATCTTTAATCCCCTTAAGGCCTTCGCCGCTTTCCAGAAACTGTGGGGAATACTCAACAAGACATCCCTTTTTTTTAAAGGCATCGAAAAGAGTGTTAAAGCGAGGAATTCCCCATAAATAAAAGGGGCTCGCCACCTGTTGAAGAATTCCCTTAATGCCCTTGCGATGCTCAACCCCCATCAATATAACACGATGTCCCGCCGTAATAGCTTCAGATACCATGGAAACGGAGTCCTCTGTGCAAAACACCCTGTTGCACAACCCCATCATCCCAGGCACGGGGTTAAGGGGGTTTTGGGACGCGAGAAGCAGCATTTTAACGTGAGGCTGGTTCGCCGCCATATGAACAAGGGCGTCTTCAGCGTCTTGGGCAGTGCGCCGGGAAGTGGTTATGTACAGATCCGCCCCCTTGGCCGCTGAAGCGCTGACAATAGGTTTCACATTTTCTTCAACCCATCGTCCGCTAATACGATAGTTCCCATCGTCTCCGCCAATGAGCAGGGCCCATCGATCCTGTGATTCTTGTGGATACAGCGTGGCTAGCTCTTCTGCGGCCTGCTTTAGCTTTTCAGGGAAAATAGAGTTCGGCGCCCCAAGGGTTGGCAGTACGTTTTGTATGTCTTTCGGCCTGTCATGTAAAGGCACAATGGCAAAATCGAAGGGGTTTGAGCCAATAAATGATGGCGTCATGAGGGCGCAGCTCTTCGCCGCCAAATAAGAGGAAAGAGCGAGGTTAAAGGCAGCCGTGCCGCTTCCAGCAGAGATAAAAAGCACTTCATGGGGTTCTGCACTATGTCGAGTTAAAAGAGTCTGACACTGCTCCATCAATTGCGTGGCGCCAGTCTTTGCCAGCCAATCTTCAAGGCTCTTTTTGTCCATGGACGGAAGATGCCGCCCCTTGAGTTTAAGAAGGCAAAGTTTTCGAAATCCAGATACTTTGGGAACCTCCAATTCTTCTACAATCGTCCCCGTTTCCTGGGCCAGCCAGCCCGCAATGCCCCTACTCTGAAAGAGATGGCCCCGTATTCCGTCGCTTAAGATGACGACCAGCCCTGGCCCGCCCTTCATATTTTTCATCTATTCCTTTGAGCAGCCAATGATACGGCGAACGGCATCGAGGTCTTCGGGGGTATCCACACTGGGACCACGATGGGTCACAGCCGTTTCCACCACTTTCATAGAGTAGCCATGCTCAAGGATCTTGAGCTGTTCTAAAGATTCCGCCGTAGAAAGAGGCGTAGCCTCAAGCTCCACATATTTCATAAGAAAATCTTTGCGATAGCCGTATATCCCTATGTGCTCGTACACTGGAAGGGCTGTTTCAACCCTCATATAGGGGATGGGAGAACGGCTGAAATAGAGTGCGAAGTCCCGACGGTCTTTCACCACTTTAACCACATTGGGGTTTGAAAGACTCGCCTTATCGAGAATGGGGGCGCAAAGGGTCGCGGAGACAACGTCCTCATTCTCTGTGAGAGCATGGATCACCTCATCGATCATGCGTGGGTCGAGGAGGGGTTCATCGCCCTGAATGTTGATGACGTAATCCACATTCATCTTTTCTGCCACCTCAGCCGCCCGGCTTGTTCCGTTGGGATGTTTTTCTGAAGTTAGAACGGCATTGCCATTGAAGGCCTGTACGGCTTTGATGATCCGTTCGTCATCAGTGGCTACTATCAAGGCTCCAAGAGAAGAACTGGACGCCTTCTCATAAACATGCTGTATAAGAGGTTTGCCGCAAATATCGGCAAGGGGTTTTCCCGGAAGACGGGTTGATCCGTACCGAGCAGGTATTACGCCTAGTATATTCATAGCTTTATACGATGCTCCTTCGCTTTTTGTAGTAATTTATCACGGTCAAGGAAGGAAATCTCCCTGACTATCCACTCTCTCATGGCTTTGCCATCCTCAGTTTCCTGGGAGTAGCTCATAAAGTCAAGTTTAACATTCAGTTCCTGAGCCACACGCCAGGCCATGACAGGCCACACCTGACCAATATCGCCAATGATGGGGATGCTTCCCTCGTGCCTGGCAAAGGCCGACATTTCCATACGGAAAGGGATTTTAGAGATCTTTGTTTTGGGCAATCCCTTGTTAATGGCCTCTTGTATCATGGCGCTTTGTTTCTGCAGATCCTGGGCTTTGCGAAGGTTTTCATCAAGATCGATGCGAATGAGTTTCTTGTCCCTAAGGCTGTAGGTATGAAGGCCTTTCCACCACGACCAGATGCCATGGCCAGTGTAGCATTCGAAAGGCCCATCGTGGATTTCCTGGGTAAGGGCCACTGCCGATTCGATGATCACATCGGCCTCATCAAGCATTCTGGCCACTCTCTGTGACCGTTCAAAAACAGAAATACTGTCGCCAATAGCCATGCCCACATGGCCGCTTCCTATCATCTGAGGAATGCTGACGAGAACAGGCAACCCCTTTTCAGCGCCAATTCCGATCATGGTGCGCCGGTCGGCTCCCCATCCGGCAACAACTTCGAAGGGAAGGCCATAGACCTTGCATATGCTCAATATTTCCGCAGCCAGCATTTCGTTGCGCAACCCCATAGGATAAGCCATGTTGCCTGCCGCTTTCAAAACAATGCGGCCATCTATTTCTTCGCCCCGTTTAAGCAGTTCTTCGTCAAGAACCATTTCGCGCCGTAGGGTGTTCATTTCCTGGGGAGTAAGCTGGGTAAATTCGAATACGTTTCCCCGAGGCATATACTTTTCATCAAATCCGAACTCCGTCCCGCTGCTCATTTTTACCTTATCGAGAGCACCTGCCATTTCGTGCCCCACAACGGCCGAGCTGGTGGTTACTCCGTCAATGATCCCTTTATCCATAAGCTCTGCTATGAGGGTGGTGACACCTTCGTGAATGTTAGGGCCGCTGCCTGTGGCTACCATTATTTTGCCGCCCTTTTTCTTCACTGCCGTCATTATTTTTACAGCTTCGTCCAGACTGGCTTTTGATCTTTCGTCTAATTCCTGATAAAAGGAATTTAAAAGCTTTTCATTTATTTTCATCAACCCATCACCTCACGTATTTCTTTCCAGGATAAGGATGCCGCTCCCCCCACTCCTTCAAAATACTGTGCCGCTCCCTGTTTTACTCTTTCCCTCATAGAGGGAGAGAGGCTTTTCTGCCACCATTCAGCCATTTCTTCCGCATTTCGCACAGTTACTGCCCCATGGTGTGCTGCCAGACCTGCTGCCGCTTCGGGAAAATCTTCCATATTCGGACCATGACAGACCGGTATGCCGAAGACTGCGGCCTCCATAAGGTTCTGCCCCCCTTTAGGAACCAGGCTTCCTCCCACGAAGGCACTGTCAGCAACACCGTAGAGGTCGAAGAGAACCCCTATTTTATCGACTATAAGGATGTCCCATCCATTTTTTACAGCAGAGAGGCGCTCCGCCTTGGCAATTTTCTGAGCTGAAGCAGTGACGGCCTCGGCCCGTTCGGGATGGCGTGGAACTATGATGAGCCGGGCCTCTGGTATTTGCTTTTTGACCTGTGAATAGGCCTCAAGGACAATTTCATCTTCTCCTGTATGGGTGCTGCCGGCTAAAAAAACCGGTTTTCGGCGGCCAATAAGTTTATTAGCCCAGCTGAAGTCCGCACTTTTTTGCCTCAATCTGAGAGCGTCAACTTTGCAGTCTCCCGTCACTGCGATTTTCTCTGGCTCCAGCCCTAAAGAAAGCAGATATTCCTCATCTTTATCTGAGCGAACCATAAGGCGGGTAAAGCATGAAAAAATATTCCGCCAGAAATCCGGGTGGTTTTTTCCCTTTAACGATGTCGTTTCTGAAAACCGGCCATTCACAAGAAATGCCGGAATTTGCCGTTTTACCAGCTCTTTGAGCAAATTGGGCCAAATCTCAGTTTCTATAACCACATAGGCTTTGGGCTGTATGGCGTCAAGAGCGCGAGCCACGATCCACGGAGTATCCCAGGGGTAATAGATATGGGCGTCAAATAGTTCTGATACCAGCTGATGGGCCATATCTTTTCCTGTAACGGTTGTCGTAGACAACACTACAGGAAGATCCGGAACATCTTCGTGGGCCGCAAGAAGAAGGGGCCAGGCCGATTGAACCTCTCCTACTGAAACGGAATGAACCCAAAGTGGGTTTTTTCTACGAAACAATTGTTTTTTTTCTTCTGTATAAAGAGCTTTCCGCTCATTCAGCCCCGTTTTGTATTTATGCGCCAGCCATGGGTACGCCATGAGATAGGCTGCTGATATGAGGGCCCTGTACGCAGAATAGTTCAGATCAGGCCACCCCCGCTTTAAGCAGTTCGTGAAGGTGAATAATTCCAATGGGCTTGCCTGCCTTCGCAACAATAAGCACTGAAATTTCCCTTTCTTCCATTATATGGACGGCTTCCGCAGCTAAACGGCCAGCTTCCAGCGTGACAGGATTTTTTGTCATGGCACTGGACACATCAGACTCAAGACATTCCACTCCGCACCGCTCAATAAGGCGACGCAAATCGCCATCTGTAAATATTCCGGCAAGTTTTCCCTCTTCGTCAACAATGAGCGTTGCCCCGTATCCCTTGCTCGTCATCTCGAAAAGGGCGTCGCTTACCTTGACATGCTCGATGACCACCGGCAGCTTATCTCCAGATCCCATAACATCTTCGACCTTAGTCAAAAGCCTTCGGCCAAGGGCACCCCCTGGGTGAAAGAGGGCAAAATCATCTTCTTCAAGCCCCCGGAGTTCCGTTACCATGCCTGCAAGGGCATCGCCAATTGCAAGCTGTACAGTGGTGCTGCTCGTCGGGGCCAGATTCAATGGATCCGCTTCCCTGCTGACACTTGAGTTCAAGACTATGTCAGAGTTTTTAGCAAGGGGAGAAGATATTCCGCCAGTGATGGATATAACAGGCGCTCCTAACCGCCTAAAGAAAGGAAGGAGGGCCACCACTTCTTTTGTTTTTCCGCTATTGCTGATAAAAAGGCCAACGTCTTCTCTGCAAACCATGCCGAGGTCGCCATGGGACGCTTCGGCAGCATGAAGAAAGAAAGACGGCGTCCCCAGGGATGCAAGGGTTGCCGCTATTTTTCTGCCGATAAGCCCCGATTTGCCCATGCCTATCACAACAAGACGGCCTTTGCTGCAATGAATAACCCTTGCCGCCTTAACAATTTCCTGGCCCATTTCGTCGGCCACTCGCAACAATTCGCTCGCTTCCTGTTTTAATACATCTCGGCCTATGGAAAGCAGCCGTTCGTCATCGAGATCGATCCCTGCCCGATCTCTGGGAAGACAGACCATTTTCTACGCCTCCTCCGCCCAATCAAGATTTACCTTTTCGATGGTGTTTTCTACAAAATTCCATATTTCTTTTATCTGAAAGAGAAAATACTCAAGTTTTTTAAGGGGGACCATATTGGGTCCGTCACTTTTCGCCTTGTCCGGATCAGGGTGGGTTTCAATAAAGAGGCCGTCAATGCCGATAGCGGCAGCAGCCCTTGCCAGGGGAAGGGCAAAACGCCGGTCTCCGCCGCTGGACGTTCCCTTTCCGCCAGGCATCTGTACGCTATGGGTGGCATCAAAGACAACAGGACATCCAAGACTCCGCATCAAAACAAGAGAACGCATATCCACAACCAGCTGGTTATAGCCCATAGTGGTGCCCCTTTCGCACAACAAGATCTTTTCGTTTCCCGCTTCTCTGCATTTCTCCACAACCTGCTTCATATCTTGGGGGGCCAGGAACTGGGCTTTCTTTATATGAAGGGCGCGCCGGGTCTGGGCGGCAGCTACGAGAAGGTCTGTCTGGCGACAGAGGAAAGCGGGAATCTGCAAGATATCAGCCACCTCTGCCACAGGCTCTGCCTGCCATGACTCATGGATATCGGTCAGTACCGGCACTGAAAGCTTTTCTTTTATCTCTGCCAGCTGGGCAAGGCCTTTTTCAAGGCCTGGACCGCGATAGCTGTGAAT
This region of Aminobacterium colombiense DSM 12261 genomic DNA includes:
- the kdsA gene encoding 3-deoxy-8-phosphooctulonate synthase, translated to MVHTVPIHNFFVGGEALTVIAGPCSLESLDLGLEIGQTAKEICDRLGMNYIFKASYDKANRTSIHSYRGPGLEKGLAQLAEIKEKLSVPVLTDIHESWQAEPVAEVADILQIPAFLCRQTDLLVAAAQTRRALHIKKAQFLAPQDMKQVVEKCREAGNEKILLCERGTTMGYNQLVVDMRSLVLMRSLGCPVVFDATHSVQMPGGKGTSSGGDRRFALPLARAAAAIGIDGLFIETHPDPDKAKSDGPNMVPLKKLEYFLFQIKEIWNFVENTIEKVNLDWAEEA
- a CDS encoding deoxyhypusine synthase family protein, translating into MKINEKLLNSFYQELDERSKASLDEAVKIMTAVKKKGGKIMVATGSGPNIHEGVTTLIAELMDKGIIDGVTTSSAVVGHEMAGALDKVKMSSGTEFGFDEKYMPRGNVFEFTQLTPQEMNTLRREMVLDEELLKRGEEIDGRIVLKAAGNMAYPMGLRNEMLAAEILSICKVYGLPFEVVAGWGADRRTMIGIGAEKGLPVLVSIPQMIGSGHVGMAIGDSISVFERSQRVARMLDEADVIIESAVALTQEIHDGPFECYTGHGIWSWWKGLHTYSLRDKKLIRIDLDENLRKAQDLQKQSAMIQEAINKGLPKTKISKIPFRMEMSAFARHEGSIPIIGDIGQVWPVMAWRVAQELNVKLDFMSYSQETEDGKAMREWIVREISFLDRDKLLQKAKEHRIKL
- the kdsB gene encoding 3-deoxy-manno-octulosonate cytidylyltransferase, with translation MNILGVIPARYGSTRLPGKPLADICGKPLIQHVYEKASSSSLGALIVATDDERIIKAVQAFNGNAVLTSEKHPNGTSRAAEVAEKMNVDYVINIQGDEPLLDPRMIDEVIHALTENEDVVSATLCAPILDKASLSNPNVVKVVKDRRDFALYFSRSPIPYMRVETALPVYEHIGIYGYRKDFLMKYVELEATPLSTAESLEQLKILEHGYSMKVVETAVTHRGPSVDTPEDLDAVRRIIGCSKE
- a CDS encoding 3-deoxy-D-manno-octulosonic acid transferase; the protein is MAYPWLAHKYKTGLNERKALYTEEKKQLFRRKNPLWVHSVSVGEVQSAWPLLLAAHEDVPDLPVVLSTTTVTGKDMAHQLVSELFDAHIYYPWDTPWIVARALDAIQPKAYVVIETEIWPNLLKELVKRQIPAFLVNGRFSETTSLKGKNHPDFWRNIFSCFTRLMVRSDKDEEYLLSLGLEPEKIAVTGDCKVDALRLRQKSADFSWANKLIGRRKPVFLAGSTHTGEDEIVLEAYSQVKKQIPEARLIIVPRHPERAEAVTASAQKIAKAERLSAVKNGWDILIVDKIGVLFDLYGVADSAFVGGSLVPKGGQNLMEAAVFGIPVCHGPNMEDFPEAAAGLAAHHGAVTVRNAEEMAEWWQKSLSPSMRERVKQGAAQYFEGVGGAASLSWKEIREVMG
- a CDS encoding KpsF/GutQ family sugar-phosphate isomerase codes for the protein MVCLPRDRAGIDLDDERLLSIGRDVLKQEASELLRVADEMGQEIVKAARVIHCSKGRLVVIGMGKSGLIGRKIAATLASLGTPSFFLHAAEASHGDLGMVCREDVGLFISNSGKTKEVVALLPFFRRLGAPVISITGGISSPLAKNSDIVLNSSVSREADPLNLAPTSSTTVQLAIGDALAGMVTELRGLEEDDFALFHPGGALGRRLLTKVEDVMGSGDKLPVVIEHVKVSDALFEMTSKGYGATLIVDEEGKLAGIFTDGDLRRLIERCGVECLESDVSSAMTKNPVTLEAGRLAAEAVHIMEEREISVLIVAKAGKPIGIIHLHELLKAGVA